A genomic region of Brevibacillus sp. JNUCC-41 contains the following coding sequences:
- a CDS encoding potassium channel family protein: protein MKKEFAVIGLGRFGGSIVKTLAEEGLGVLAIDADEDRVNEFARIASHAVVGDTTDENVLRNIGIRNFDHVIVAIGENIQASILTTLMLKELGVGNVTVKAQNDYHEKVLRKIGADYVVHPERDMGRRIAHNIVSNNILDYLELSDEHSIVEIVASQKMNGNSIFDLDIRAHYGLNIVAIKRGNDINVSPQASDLIHKGDILIVIGADSDINRFEKKIVE, encoded by the coding sequence GTGAAAAAAGAATTTGCGGTGATTGGACTTGGCCGTTTTGGCGGCAGCATAGTCAAGACATTAGCTGAAGAAGGATTAGGGGTTCTGGCTATCGATGCTGACGAAGATCGAGTGAATGAATTTGCCAGAATAGCTTCACATGCAGTAGTAGGGGATACGACAGATGAAAATGTACTGAGAAACATAGGGATTCGGAATTTTGATCACGTCATTGTAGCGATTGGCGAGAATATTCAAGCTAGCATATTGACGACGCTCATGCTTAAGGAATTGGGTGTCGGAAATGTTACGGTTAAAGCGCAAAATGATTATCATGAGAAGGTTCTTCGTAAAATCGGGGCCGACTATGTCGTGCACCCCGAACGAGATATGGGGAGAAGGATCGCCCATAATATCGTCTCCAATAATATTCTCGATTATTTGGAGCTTTCTGATGAACACTCCATCGTCGAAATTGTTGCAAGCCAAAAGATGAATGGAAACTCGATCTTTGACCTTGATATCCGTGCTCATTATGGGCTGAATATAGTCGCAATCAAAAGGGGGAACGATATAAATGTTTCCCCACAGGCGAGCGATTTAATTCATAAAGGTGATATATTGATCGTC